In Chromatiaceae bacterium, a single genomic region encodes these proteins:
- a CDS encoding ABC transporter substrate-binding protein: MTRNDKRLNRRSFIGRTALAAGLLLTLGGLGNAVRAAVGEPEKEDLKFGFIKLTDMAPLAVAYEKGYFEDEGLYVTLEAQANWKVLLDGVIDGQLDGAHMLAGQPLAATIGFGTKAHIVTPFSMDLNGNGITVSNEVWEQMKPNVPKQADGKPQHPIKADYLKPVVDKYKSEGKPFKMGMVFPVSTHNYELRYWLAAGGIHPGYYAPHKGDITGTLKADALLSVTPPPQMPATLEAGTIYGYCVGEPWNQQAVFKGIGVPVITDYEIWKDNPEKVFGMTKEFTEKYPNTTVRVVKALLRAAKWLDANDNGNRPEAVKILSQSNYVGADYEVIANSMTGTFEYEKGDKRAVPDFNVFFRYNATYPYFSDAVWYLTQMRRWGQIAEPKADGWYDEVAKSVYRPDIYRKAAEELIAEGKMTTEEFPDFANESGYRAPQTEFIDGITFDGTKPNDYLKAFAIGLKGDETL, encoded by the coding sequence ATGACTCGAAATGACAAGCGGCTGAACCGTCGCAGCTTCATCGGGCGCACTGCGCTCGCGGCCGGACTGCTGCTGACCCTGGGGGGGCTGGGCAACGCCGTGCGGGCGGCGGTCGGTGAACCGGAGAAGGAAGATCTCAAGTTCGGCTTCATCAAGCTCACCGACATGGCGCCGCTCGCGGTCGCCTATGAAAAGGGCTACTTCGAGGACGAAGGCCTGTATGTGACGCTCGAGGCGCAGGCCAACTGGAAGGTGCTGCTCGACGGCGTGATCGATGGCCAGCTGGACGGTGCGCACATGCTCGCCGGTCAGCCACTGGCCGCGACCATCGGCTTCGGCACCAAGGCACACATCGTCACGCCGTTCTCGATGGACCTCAACGGCAACGGGATCACCGTGTCCAACGAGGTCTGGGAGCAGATGAAGCCGAACGTGCCGAAGCAGGCCGACGGCAAACCGCAGCACCCCATCAAGGCCGACTATCTGAAGCCGGTGGTCGACAAGTACAAGTCCGAAGGCAAGCCCTTCAAGATGGGCATGGTCTTCCCGGTGTCGACCCACAACTACGAACTGCGCTACTGGCTGGCCGCCGGCGGGATCCATCCAGGTTACTACGCGCCGCACAAGGGCGACATCACCGGCACCCTGAAGGCCGACGCGTTGTTGTCGGTCACGCCGCCGCCGCAGATGCCGGCCACGCTCGAGGCGGGCACCATCTACGGTTACTGCGTCGGCGAGCCCTGGAACCAGCAGGCGGTGTTCAAGGGTATCGGCGTGCCGGTGATCACCGACTACGAGATCTGGAAGGACAATCCGGAGAAGGTCTTCGGGATGACCAAGGAGTTCACCGAAAAATATCCCAACACCACGGTACGCGTGGTCAAGGCCCTGCTGCGCGCCGCCAAGTGGCTGGATGCCAACGACAACGGCAACCGTCCCGAGGCAGTGAAGATCCTTTCGCAGTCGAACTACGTCGGCGCCGACTACGAGGTCATCGCCAACTCGATGACCGGCACCTTCGAGTACGAGAAGGGCGACAAACGTGCGGTGCCGGATTTCAACGTGTTCTTCCGCTACAACGCGACCTACCCGTATTTCTCGGACGCGGTCTGGTACCTGACCCAGATGCGCCGCTGGGGCCAGATCGCCGAGCCCAAGGCCGACGGATGGTACGACGAGGTCGCCAAGTCGGTGTATCGCCCCGACATCTATCGCAAGGCCGCCGAGGAACTGATCGCCGAGGGCAAGATGACCACGGAGGAGTTTCCGGATTTCGCGAACGAGTCCGGTTACCGGGCACCGCAGACAGAGTTCATCGACGGCATCACGTTCGACGGCACCAAGCCCAACGATTATCTGAAGGCGTTCGCGATCGGGCTCAAGGGCGACGAAACCCTTTGA
- a CDS encoding NAD(P)/FAD-dependent oxidoreductase yields the protein MKQRLVVIGNGMAGIRAVEELLKLEPELYEITVFGSEPHPNYNRIMLSPVLAGDKEVNDIILNPLDWYRDHGITLHSGSEVTGIDRVGQLVQTQDGVQTPYDRLLIATGSMPFIIPVPGADKPGVIGFRDINDVETMLRYAANGGSAVVIGGGLLGLEAANGLRTRGMDVTVVHLLDSLMERQLDKPAAALLKAKLEQRGLAFRMQAQTSEILGEDRVTGVRFADGSEVAADLVVMAVGIRPNITLAKDAGIHCERGIVVNDTMQTFDPKIYAVGECVQHRGDCYGLVAPLFEQAKVAANHLAKMGIARYEGSVTSTKLKVTGIDLFSAGEFNEGEGDETLVLQDPAQGVYKKLVIRDDKVKGAVLYGDTLDGTWYFTLLREGTDISAFRSTILFGQHDLGDAGHGDATASVMALPASAEICGCNGVCKGDIVDAIAKKGLFTLDEVRAHTKASSSCGSCTGLVEAILASTVGEGYDQTPSKKGMCGCTEHSHDDVIAAIRNGGLKSMQAVRHALDWKNPDGCASCRPALNYYLLANWPGEYQDDAQSRFINERAHGNIQKDGTYSVVPRMFGGLCTADELRAIADVSDKYRVPEMKVTGGQRIDLFGVKKEDLPAMWADLSAAGFVSGHAYGKALRTVKTCAGKNWCRFGTQDSTGLGVQLEKMTWGSWMPHKFKLAVSGCPRNCAEATIKDFGVVCVDSGYELHVGGNGGIKVRVTDLLCKVETEAQVLEYCAAFIQLYREQAHYLERTAPWVERVGLNYIKQQVLDDADNRKALQERFLHSQTIAQVDPWKARADGEAAYEFQKIRVTAA from the coding sequence ATGAAACAGAGACTGGTGGTCATCGGCAACGGCATGGCGGGCATCCGCGCCGTCGAAGAACTGCTCAAACTCGAACCGGAGTTGTACGAGATCACGGTGTTTGGCAGCGAGCCACACCCCAACTACAACCGCATCATGCTGTCGCCGGTGCTGGCCGGTGACAAAGAGGTGAATGACATCATCCTCAATCCGCTTGACTGGTACCGTGACCACGGCATCACCCTGCATAGCGGTTCAGAGGTGACGGGAATCGACCGCGTGGGACAGCTGGTGCAGACGCAGGACGGCGTGCAGACACCCTACGATCGCCTGTTGATAGCGACGGGGTCCATGCCGTTCATCATTCCGGTGCCGGGCGCCGACAAACCGGGCGTGATCGGGTTCCGCGATATCAACGACGTGGAGACCATGCTTCGATACGCCGCCAACGGGGGCAGCGCCGTGGTCATCGGCGGTGGCCTGCTCGGGCTCGAGGCCGCCAACGGCCTGCGTACCCGGGGGATGGACGTCACCGTCGTCCATCTGCTCGACAGCCTGATGGAACGTCAGCTCGACAAGCCCGCGGCGGCGTTGCTCAAGGCCAAGCTAGAGCAGCGCGGACTCGCGTTCCGGATGCAGGCGCAGACCAGCGAGATCCTCGGCGAAGACCGCGTGACCGGGGTGCGCTTCGCCGACGGCAGCGAGGTCGCGGCCGACCTGGTCGTGATGGCGGTCGGCATACGACCGAACATCACGCTGGCCAAGGACGCCGGCATCCATTGCGAACGCGGCATCGTGGTCAACGATACGATGCAGACCTTCGATCCTAAGATCTATGCGGTCGGCGAGTGCGTGCAGCACCGTGGCGACTGCTACGGGCTGGTCGCCCCACTGTTCGAGCAGGCCAAGGTCGCCGCGAACCACCTGGCGAAGATGGGGATCGCGCGTTACGAAGGTTCGGTGACGTCGACCAAGCTCAAGGTCACCGGCATCGACCTGTTCTCGGCCGGCGAGTTCAACGAAGGCGAGGGCGACGAGACGCTGGTGCTGCAGGACCCCGCACAGGGTGTCTACAAGAAGCTGGTGATCCGTGACGACAAGGTCAAGGGTGCCGTGCTGTACGGCGACACCCTGGACGGTACCTGGTACTTCACGCTGCTGCGCGAGGGCACTGACATCTCGGCGTTTCGCAGCACCATCCTGTTCGGCCAGCACGACCTCGGCGATGCCGGCCACGGCGACGCCACGGCCAGCGTGATGGCGCTGCCGGCCAGCGCCGAGATCTGCGGCTGCAACGGCGTCTGCAAGGGCGACATCGTCGACGCGATCGCGAAGAAGGGCCTGTTCACCCTCGACGAGGTGCGTGCACACACCAAGGCGTCGAGTTCGTGCGGTTCCTGTACCGGTCTGGTCGAGGCGATCCTGGCCAGCACCGTCGGTGAGGGTTACGACCAGACACCGAGCAAGAAAGGGATGTGCGGCTGCACCGAGCACAGCCACGACGACGTGATCGCCGCGATTCGTAACGGTGGTCTGAAGTCGATGCAGGCGGTGCGCCACGCGCTCGACTGGAAGAACCCGGACGGCTGCGCGAGTTGCCGGCCGGCACTGAATTATTACCTGCTGGCCAATTGGCCGGGCGAGTACCAGGACGATGCGCAGTCGCGGTTCATCAACGAGCGCGCCCACGGCAACATCCAGAAAGACGGTACCTATTCGGTCGTTCCCCGCATGTTCGGTGGGCTGTGCACCGCCGACGAACTGCGGGCGATCGCCGACGTATCCGACAAGTATCGGGTGCCCGAGATGAAGGTCACCGGTGGGCAGCGTATCGACCTGTTCGGAGTGAAGAAGGAAGACCTGCCGGCGATGTGGGCCGACCTGTCGGCGGCCGGTTTCGTCTCCGGACACGCCTACGGCAAGGCATTGCGTACCGTGAAGACCTGTGCCGGCAAGAACTGGTGCCGGTTCGGTACCCAGGATTCGACCGGGCTCGGCGTGCAGCTGGAGAAAATGACCTGGGGCTCCTGGATGCCGCACAAGTTCAAGCTCGCGGTGTCGGGATGCCCGCGCAACTGCGCCGAGGCGACGATCAAGGACTTCGGTGTGGTCTGCGTCGACTCGGGATACGAGCTGCATGTCGGCGGCAATGGCGGGATCAAGGTCCGGGTCACCGACCTGCTCTGCAAGGTCGAGACCGAGGCGCAGGTGCTCGAATACTGCGCCGCTTTCATTCAGCTGTATCGCGAACAGGCGCACTACCTGGAGCGTACGGCGCCCTGGGTCGAGCGTGTCGGGCTGAACTACATCAAGCAGCAGGTGCTCGACGATGCGGACAACCGCAAGGCGCTGCAGGAACGTTTCCTCCATAGCCAAACCATCGCACAGGTCGATCCCTGGAAGGCACGCGCCGACGGCGAAGCGGCGTACGAGTTCCAGAAGATCCGCGTGACCGCTGCGTAA
- a CDS encoding ABC transporter permease — translation MISAIRDRRTFGLGALDRVLDFLAGDGLTRLSGSLVRNVLVPLAAILVFLLLWTAGAKQVQTSLGELPGPSQVWEQSTALYGEHRAERERETAFYDRMQERIDKAIAAGKSDERIDKLRDRKYTGKATFIDQIFTSLWTVMTGFLLASLIAIPIGIVIGMSQTLYQAFNPIIQVFKPVSPLAWLPLVTMVVSAVYVSSDPWFEKSFLNSAITVTLCCLWPTIINTAVGVSGVSKDLINVSRVLKLNWFTKTTKIVLPSAIPMMFTGLRLSLSIGWMVLIAAEMLAQNPGLGKFVWDEFQNGSSNSLARIMVAVIVIGIIGFLLDRGMLILQRTVNWDKSAVLR, via the coding sequence ATGATCAGTGCAATCCGTGATCGCAGGACCTTCGGGCTTGGCGCATTGGACCGCGTACTCGACTTTCTCGCCGGCGACGGCCTGACCAGGCTGAGCGGCAGCCTGGTGCGCAACGTGCTGGTGCCGCTCGCGGCCATCCTGGTCTTCCTGCTGTTGTGGACCGCGGGTGCCAAGCAGGTGCAGACATCGCTTGGCGAGTTGCCAGGGCCTTCGCAGGTGTGGGAGCAGAGCACCGCGTTGTATGGCGAGCACCGCGCTGAGCGCGAACGTGAAACGGCGTTCTATGACCGTATGCAAGAGCGGATCGACAAGGCGATCGCCGCCGGCAAGTCGGACGAACGGATCGACAAGCTACGTGACCGCAAGTACACGGGCAAGGCGACCTTCATCGACCAGATCTTCACCAGCCTGTGGACCGTGATGACCGGGTTCCTGCTGGCGTCGCTGATCGCGATCCCAATCGGCATCGTGATCGGCATGAGTCAGACGCTCTACCAGGCGTTCAACCCGATCATCCAGGTGTTCAAGCCCGTCTCTCCGCTCGCCTGGCTGCCACTGGTCACGATGGTCGTCTCGGCGGTGTACGTCAGCAGCGATCCCTGGTTCGAGAAATCATTTCTGAACTCGGCGATCACGGTCACGCTGTGCTGCCTGTGGCCGACCATCATCAACACCGCGGTGGGCGTGTCCGGCGTGAGCAAGGACCTGATCAACGTCAGCCGGGTGCTCAAACTCAACTGGTTCACGAAGACCACCAAGATCGTCCTGCCGTCGGCGATCCCGATGATGTTCACCGGTCTGCGCCTGTCGCTGAGCATCGGCTGGATGGTGCTGATCGCTGCCGAGATGCTGGCGCAGAACCCGGGGCTTGGAAAGTTCGTCTGGGACGAGTTTCAGAACGGCAGCTCGAACTCGCTGGCACGCATCATGGTCGCGGTGATCGTCATCGGGATCATCGGCTTCCTGCTGGACCGCGGCATGTTGATCCTGCAACGCACGGTGAACTGGGACAAGAGCGCAGTGCTCCGCTGA
- a CDS encoding ABC transporter substrate-binding protein produces the protein MSSYLNIDYVSITFPTDNGPLNVLKDISLKVEQGEFITLIGHSGCGKSTVLNIVAGLLNATQGGVLLEEREVTEPGPDRAVVFQNHSLLPWLSVYDNVRLAVDQVFKGRKSRAQRDEWTRHNLELVHMSHALDRKPDEISGGMKQRVGIARALAMEPKVLLMDEPFGALDSLTRTHMQDSLMEIQARLNNTVIMITHDVDEAVLLSDRIVMMTNGPSAEVGQVLNIDLPRPRDRLTLADDPLYNHYRAEVLRFLHERHQNPEKAHEAAVSAPPANVVELPRSPGRRSGRLLEKTRLSIGFVPLTDCAPLAIAQEKGFFARHGLDVTLSRESSWSNIRDKVSTGILDGAQMLAAMPLASVLPSSRSQPMVTALSLDLNGNAITVSKELYGRMLGTGVDGLDTPQGSAQALRRVIEDDLRQGRRKLSFAMVFPDSSHNYLLRYWMASAGIDPDRDLDLVVVPPPQMSNYLRAGLLSGYCVGEPWNTLAVSEGLGHTLVTSYDIWNNHPEKVFGVTRIWADTNPNTHVAVVEALLEACQWLDEPHNRVEAAQILSQGRYVNAPVDVLEKSLAGHLQYSAGEAVRKVEDFNVFHRYLANFPWRSHAVWFLSQMVRWGHVTPEINIENITRAVYRPAVYRQAAAALGLPASEHDCKIEGEHEAPWQMAVSERNVLIGPDRFMDARRFDATRVRDYIASFAAVASLSERQAADELQQAQASIG, from the coding sequence ATGAGTAGTTATCTGAATATCGATTACGTGAGTATCACCTTTCCGACCGACAACGGGCCGCTGAACGTCCTGAAGGACATCAGCCTCAAGGTCGAGCAGGGTGAGTTCATAACGCTGATCGGCCACTCCGGGTGTGGGAAGTCGACCGTGCTCAACATCGTCGCCGGCCTGTTGAATGCGACGCAGGGCGGCGTGCTGCTCGAGGAAAGGGAGGTCACTGAGCCCGGGCCCGACCGTGCGGTGGTGTTCCAGAACCACTCGCTGCTGCCCTGGCTCAGCGTCTACGACAATGTGCGCCTTGCCGTCGACCAGGTGTTCAAGGGTCGGAAGTCGCGGGCGCAGCGCGACGAGTGGACGCGTCACAACCTCGAGCTGGTGCACATGTCGCATGCGCTGGACCGCAAGCCGGACGAGATCTCCGGTGGCATGAAGCAGCGCGTCGGGATTGCGCGTGCACTGGCGATGGAACCGAAGGTACTGCTGATGGACGAGCCGTTCGGTGCGCTGGATTCGCTCACCCGGACGCACATGCAGGACTCCCTGATGGAGATCCAGGCCCGCCTGAACAACACCGTGATCATGATCACCCACGACGTCGACGAAGCGGTTCTGCTGTCGGACCGGATCGTGATGATGACCAACGGCCCGTCCGCCGAGGTCGGCCAGGTCCTGAACATCGACCTGCCGCGGCCGCGCGACCGGCTGACACTGGCCGACGACCCGCTGTACAACCACTACCGCGCGGAGGTGCTGCGGTTCCTGCACGAGCGCCATCAGAACCCGGAGAAGGCGCACGAGGCTGCCGTTTCGGCACCACCCGCGAACGTGGTTGAGCTGCCGCGTTCGCCGGGCCGCCGCAGTGGCCGCTTGCTGGAAAAGACCCGGCTGAGCATCGGTTTCGTCCCGCTGACCGACTGCGCACCCCTGGCAATCGCGCAGGAGAAGGGATTCTTCGCCCGTCACGGACTGGACGTGACGCTGTCACGCGAGTCGTCGTGGTCGAACATCCGCGACAAGGTATCGACCGGCATTCTCGACGGTGCGCAGATGCTCGCGGCGATGCCGCTCGCCAGCGTACTGCCGAGTTCGCGCTCGCAACCGATGGTCACGGCGCTCAGCCTGGACCTGAACGGCAATGCGATCACCGTTTCGAAGGAGCTCTACGGGCGCATGCTCGGCACCGGCGTGGACGGCCTCGACACGCCGCAGGGATCGGCGCAGGCATTGCGCCGGGTTATCGAGGATGACTTGCGACAGGGCCGCAGGAAGCTGTCGTTCGCGATGGTGTTTCCGGACTCCTCGCACAACTACCTGCTGCGTTACTGGATGGCGAGTGCCGGTATCGACCCGGACCGTGACCTGGACCTGGTCGTCGTGCCGCCACCGCAGATGAGCAACTACCTGCGCGCCGGCCTGTTGTCCGGCTACTGCGTCGGGGAGCCGTGGAACACCCTGGCGGTCAGCGAGGGGCTCGGGCATACGCTGGTGACCAGCTACGACATCTGGAACAACCATCCCGAGAAGGTGTTCGGGGTGACGCGTATCTGGGCGGATACCAATCCGAACACCCACGTCGCGGTCGTCGAGGCCCTGCTCGAGGCGTGCCAGTGGCTGGACGAACCTCATAACCGCGTCGAGGCAGCGCAGATCCTCAGCCAGGGGCGCTATGTGAACGCCCCGGTCGACGTGCTGGAGAAGTCGCTCGCCGGGCATCTGCAGTACAGCGCCGGCGAGGCAGTGCGCAAGGTCGAGGATTTCAATGTCTTTCACCGCTACCTGGCGAACTTTCCCTGGCGTTCACACGCGGTGTGGTTCCTCAGCCAGATGGTGCGCTGGGGACATGTCACGCCGGAGATCAACATCGAAAACATCACGCGCGCGGTGTATCGCCCCGCGGTCTACCGACAGGCGGCGGCAGCGCTGGGTCTGCCGGCCAGTGAGCACGACTGCAAGATCGAGGGCGAACACGAAGCGCCATGGCAGATGGCGGTGAGCGAACGCAACGTGCTGATCGGCCCGGATCGATTCATGGACGCGCGTCGTTTCGATGCGACCCGGGTACGCGATTACATCGCGTCGTTCGCGGCGGTCGCGTCGCTGAGTGAACGTCAGGCCGCGGACGAGTTGCAGCAGGCGCAGGCGTCCATCGGCTGA